One Desulfovibrio sp. UIB00 DNA window includes the following coding sequences:
- the rpsP gene encoding 30S ribosomal protein S16 — protein sequence MAVKLKLTRLGSKKHPFYRVVAANDETRRDGRPLEFLGYYNPMVNPAEVKLDAAKIKEWLGRGAEPTNTVRALIKEHLG from the coding sequence ATGGCAGTAAAGTTGAAATTGACCCGCCTCGGCAGCAAAAAGCACCCCTTCTACCGTGTGGTGGCCGCGAATGACGAAACCCGTCGTGATGGCCGTCCGCTGGAATTCCTGGGCTACTACAACCCCATGGTCAATCCGGCTGAAGTGAAGCTTGATGCCGCAAAGATCAAGGAATGGCTGGGTCGTGGCGCTGAGCCCACCAATACCGTGCGCGCTCTTATCAAAGAGCACCTGGGCTAG
- a CDS encoding KH domain-containing protein — MKALIEYIAKSLVDNPEEVQVSEVEGEQTTVLELKVAKEDLGKVIGKQGRTARAMRTILSAASIKCKKRTVLEILE; from the coding sequence ATGAAGGCCCTGATAGAATACATTGCCAAATCCCTGGTGGATAATCCCGAAGAAGTGCAAGTCAGCGAAGTAGAAGGCGAGCAGACTACGGTTCTTGAGCTCAAGGTCGCCAAAGAGGACCTGGGCAAGGTTATCGGCAAGCAGGGGCGCACGGCCAGGGCCATGCGCACCATTCTGAGCGCCGCTTCCATCAAGTGCAAAAAACGCACAGTGCTGGAAATTCTGGAGTAG
- the rimM gene encoding ribosome maturation factor RimM (Essential for efficient processing of 16S rRNA), translating into MTETWIHMGTLARPHGIKGEICIDWHADSPLLLDTPLWLQKGKDAPRRVKIAAVRSHKERPLLLLEGVADRTAAEALRGCKLFVRREDLPEPDDDEVYLEDLLDCDVVLPDGARIGRLDHFEYPAGLEMWVIMTDDDKEVLFPARPEFIAGFDLEIPAVVIDPPEGLLDIYLAESKAESKAENKAEGESENS; encoded by the coding sequence ATGACGGAAACCTGGATTCATATGGGTACGCTGGCGCGGCCCCACGGCATCAAAGGGGAGATCTGCATCGACTGGCATGCGGACTCCCCCTTGCTTTTGGATACCCCTCTCTGGCTACAGAAGGGCAAGGACGCGCCGCGCCGTGTCAAGATTGCGGCTGTGCGCAGCCACAAGGAGCGGCCCCTGCTCCTGCTTGAGGGTGTAGCTGACCGCACAGCGGCAGAAGCCCTGCGCGGCTGCAAGCTGTTTGTGCGGCGCGAGGATCTGCCGGAGCCTGATGACGACGAGGTCTATCTGGAAGATCTGCTCGACTGCGACGTGGTCCTGCCGGACGGTGCCCGCATCGGCAGGCTCGACCATTTTGAGTACCCTGCGGGCCTTGAAATGTGGGTCATCATGACTGATGACGACAAGGAAGTTCTCTTTCCTGCGCGGCCTGAATTTATTGCAGGTTTTGATCTGGAAATTCCCGCTGTGGTCATTGACCCGCCCGAGGGGCTGCTGGATATTTATCTTGCCGAGAGCAAGGCCGAGAGCAAGGCAGAGAACAAGGCCGAGGGCGAGTCCGAAAACAGTTAA